From Polaribacter butkevichii, a single genomic window includes:
- a CDS encoding family 78 glycoside hydrolase catalytic domain produces the protein MNKLFLTFLVAFVTLSGAAQITVTNLQLEYRNNPEGVDVVKPRFFWKLESNQAAQYQTAYQLLVATSKENLDKNIGDAYDSKKVKSSQTTQVVYKGKNLTATSQYYWKVKVWDKNNKASNWSASAYFSTGLYQKEDWKGAQWIAWKNQEEWAEKWWSNKEIESKALQFQLPSYFGSSMTLWERYQFHHDSPYDAAPLLRKDFKVTKKVKTAKAYISGIGYYELFINGKRIGNQVLDPGWTDYRKTILYATHDITNEVQDGANLAGVMLGRGNYGQLAYDHWGFYKKDGYIGQPKLMCRIRVEYEDGTEENVISDLSWKITGGPIIYDGPHMGEIYDATKEIPNWNLANFDASSWETVKPSPHPGGELVSQMCQPIRVTETFKPIEIKSKGNYGQWIDTGTNSSGWIKLRLKNLKKGQQVLIFYGEHEDPTSSGQPGRWQQMGYIGKGEKEEFAECRFSYKGYRYVQVKGYKTKITKDDVEVKIVHSDVPRVGHFESSDKVVNAVDDICRKSLIFNLHSIATDCPNREKNGWLGDVVTGMEFGMANYDLAALMTKFTRDIWDTQNEAGGMAAIAPANDYRTGRSSLWSSAGVHVPWYMYTYYGDTRLFDEYWQKMMLWVDYSWKHNNLAEKDGMFTEMYNDWVTPYDRTYKGGGKPGGNEVIASMNFYLVLKRLAIMADKLDKKKDKKRLEQQVKRIHAGIQKWAFDEEKVEYAGLKPFNEFLPVVNILALNYGIVPEKYKAQLEKKVVDNIVKDKNYHVWGGVFTVHSAYEYLPKNGYADMMHKVVVDEEWPSFGWLIKEGATTLPEGYNFASSDIHHFMGAVDNFFYRHMVGINFDENNPGFKQIILKPNFIKAMDFAKASYNSIHGEIKAEWKKTANGTYEYSGTIPVNCEAEVVLPNKTVHVKSGSFKFTVAI, from the coding sequence ATGAATAAATTGTTTTTAACATTTTTAGTAGCTTTTGTTACATTATCAGGGGCTGCACAAATAACAGTAACAAATCTACAGTTAGAATATCGTAACAATCCAGAAGGTGTTGATGTTGTAAAACCAAGGTTTTTTTGGAAATTAGAATCAAACCAAGCAGCGCAATATCAAACAGCTTATCAGCTTTTAGTGGCAACATCAAAAGAAAATTTAGATAAAAATATAGGTGATGCGTACGATTCTAAAAAAGTAAAAAGTTCGCAAACTACGCAGGTAGTATACAAAGGTAAAAACTTAACTGCAACCTCTCAGTATTACTGGAAAGTAAAGGTTTGGGATAAAAATAATAAAGCTTCTAATTGGAGTGCGTCTGCTTATTTTTCTACTGGATTATATCAAAAAGAAGATTGGAAAGGAGCGCAATGGATTGCATGGAAAAATCAAGAGGAATGGGCAGAAAAGTGGTGGAGTAATAAAGAGATAGAATCTAAAGCATTGCAATTTCAGTTGCCAAGTTACTTTGGGTCTAGTATGACGTTGTGGGAGCGTTATCAATTTCATCATGATAGCCCGTATGATGCAGCTCCTTTGTTACGAAAAGATTTTAAAGTAACTAAAAAAGTAAAAACAGCAAAAGCATACATTAGTGGTATTGGGTATTACGAGTTGTTTATCAACGGAAAAAGAATTGGAAATCAAGTTTTAGATCCGGGATGGACAGATTACAGAAAAACAATTTTATATGCTACTCACGATATTACTAACGAGGTACAAGACGGAGCAAACCTTGCTGGCGTTATGTTGGGGCGTGGTAATTATGGGCAATTAGCTTATGATCATTGGGGGTTTTATAAAAAGGATGGTTACATAGGTCAGCCTAAATTAATGTGCCGAATAAGAGTAGAATATGAAGATGGTACCGAAGAAAATGTAATTAGCGATTTAAGCTGGAAAATTACAGGAGGACCCATTATTTATGATGGTCCACACATGGGAGAAATTTACGACGCAACAAAAGAAATTCCGAATTGGAATTTAGCCAACTTTGATGCTTCTAGTTGGGAAACAGTAAAACCATCTCCACATCCAGGAGGTGAGTTGGTGTCGCAAATGTGTCAACCTATTCGTGTTACAGAAACGTTTAAACCTATAGAAATTAAGTCTAAAGGAAACTATGGGCAATGGATTGATACCGGTACAAATAGTTCTGGTTGGATAAAGCTTCGTCTTAAAAACTTAAAAAAAGGACAGCAAGTTTTAATTTTTTATGGAGAACATGAAGACCCAACTTCTAGTGGTCAACCAGGTCGTTGGCAACAAATGGGATACATCGGTAAAGGAGAAAAAGAAGAATTTGCAGAGTGTCGTTTTTCATATAAAGGATATCGTTACGTACAGGTTAAAGGGTACAAAACCAAAATAACTAAAGATGACGTTGAGGTAAAAATTGTACATTCTGATGTGCCAAGAGTTGGGCATTTTGAATCTTCGGATAAAGTAGTAAACGCGGTTGATGATATTTGTAGAAAATCTTTAATTTTTAATTTACATAGTATTGCTACCGACTGCCCAAACAGAGAAAAAAACGGATGGTTAGGAGACGTAGTTACAGGTATGGAATTTGGTATGGCAAACTATGATTTGGCAGCATTAATGACCAAGTTTACTCGTGATATTTGGGATACTCAAAATGAAGCAGGAGGAATGGCAGCCATTGCACCAGCAAATGATTATAGAACAGGTAGGTCTTCTTTATGGTCTTCGGCAGGTGTGCATGTGCCTTGGTATATGTATACATATTATGGAGATACTAGGTTGTTTGATGAATATTGGCAAAAAATGATGTTGTGGGTAGATTATTCTTGGAAACATAACAATTTGGCAGAAAAAGACGGCATGTTTACAGAAATGTATAACGACTGGGTAACCCCTTATGATAGAACTTATAAAGGAGGAGGTAAACCAGGAGGAAATGAGGTAATAGCTTCTATGAATTTTTATTTAGTTTTAAAACGTTTGGCTATTATGGCAGACAAACTAGATAAGAAAAAAGATAAAAAACGTTTAGAACAACAAGTAAAACGTATCCATGCAGGAATTCAGAAATGGGCTTTTGATGAAGAAAAAGTAGAATACGCAGGGTTAAAACCGTTTAATGAATTTTTACCTGTAGTTAATATTCTTGCGCTTAATTATGGTATTGTTCCAGAAAAATATAAAGCACAACTAGAAAAAAAGGTGGTAGACAATATTGTAAAAGATAAAAATTACCACGTTTGGGGTGGTGTGTTTACAGTACACTCTGCTTACGAGTATTTACCAAAAAATGGTTATGCAGATATGATGCATAAAGTTGTTGTAGATGAAGAATGGCCCTCTTTTGGTTGGTTAATTAAAGAAGGCGCAACTACATTGCCAGAAGGCTATAATTTTGCATCGTCAGACATCCATCATTTTATGGGAGCTGTAGATAATTTCTTTTATCGCCATATGGTTGGTATAAATTTCGATGAAAATAACCCAGGGTTTAAGCAAATTATTTTAAAACCAAACTTTATTAAAGCAATGGATTTTGCAAAGGCAAGCTACAATTCTATTCACGGAGAAATTAAAGCTGAATGGAAAAAAACAGCTAATGGTACCTATGAATATTCAGGAACTATTCCTGTAAATTGCGAAGCAGAAGTTGTGCTTCCAAACAAAACTGTACATGTAAAATCGGGTAGTTTTAAGTTTACGGTAGCTATTTAA
- a CDS encoding T9SS type A sorting domain-containing protein, with amino-acid sequence MIKKVLLFSVIFFFTISSSAQVEIFKQDFNESTVRADYTSDNPSSSQFTKISNSSSVLSSITNGALRFTKTGSSSAYFYRNINTDLTQEPTLMKMKFDFAVAGQNEDHPDDRRAMSFYFGPSFARVGTSIADVHSRFGLGISETTGSFFLQVLDNGSAKSVDFSGKQTITFMVNNSGSTQTYLAPDNSTESIADDTWEIWVGTTKVFNDIASRNKDLSLGSFKLQYNSFLPKGILDFDNFEFIDLLNQEIVKTQSLEHPHILVSNADKQKILDNIAYYDWASSMFNQLMERQSLYEEIHVSDPKFILKSIPGIPGDRSTHRTILNRAVECGIIYYLTGNEGYAQLSADILHHYVKMISVQDPLNFKFYSSSFNHLIQTREHFPRVGIAYDFIHSFISKETTTVFDYETETRIPFNFDTSQKAFEVMAENVLKVGGTNSNHPVLELTGALYNVMCMEDDATRERYFQRLWNGDSNQNGITWMLNHFTKEESMWPEAVGYSKFTHAIVLKVMNVLDRYKPELKIIENNLNLLDGIFIFDNFYYPNGSTIAYGDIGRTFTGDNHVYRNVLAMGDRLGLAAYKEKAAITLKKRYNDEGGYKPVIETQSLEWNNPLQLLWGVNIDDAVVSTGTPLYNTVTAKYAGMVMQRNFVEENNVDNGLMYYTGGGSYVHAHATGLDMELYGAGYIMGPDYGNDDYGSDIHETYAVSHAAHNTVIVNGATKRGVSSSGTWLNIVDPIVLEASEPEAYANPISDNFGFSTQFLEDRNNNLDQQRTNSIVRTSATTGYYVDVFRSISKDVNNYHDYLFHGLGDVMQMKTGEIALNLTATPERYNNDLGDSRKQPGWRWYTDAKTSQLTADAISARFDLQFDNKYLHVNVPGGIEKEYSSALAPATKYVRNGYSNKKTQMFMMRKYGEAWNKPFVTIYEPSSSAISSVKSTSNIINNNKVVGVKVISEVNGQKITDFILTNDSEEAIQLSDLNIAFTGRFGIVRTIEKATNTDVSLYIGKGSQLTFLDETITGDASGKAFLEYTLDYTLSTLDFNNLEKRVTVFPNPSEGLFEINLPLNVKNIKLQVYNIQGQLVVSKKQPVNGGNAKLDIRNQAKGIYFVKVNLETPVFIKVIKK; translated from the coding sequence ATGATAAAAAAGGTACTTTTATTTTCAGTAATATTTTTTTTTACAATTTCTTCGAGTGCACAGGTAGAAATCTTTAAGCAAGATTTTAATGAATCTACAGTACGTGCAGACTATACTAGTGATAACCCGAGTTCTAGTCAGTTTACAAAAATTAGCAACAGTTCTTCAGTTTTATCAAGTATAACAAACGGAGCTTTACGTTTTACTAAAACAGGAAGTTCTTCTGCTTATTTTTATAGAAATATTAACACAGATCTTACACAAGAACCAACTTTAATGAAAATGAAGTTTGATTTTGCTGTTGCAGGTCAAAATGAAGACCATCCAGATGATAGAAGGGCTATGTCTTTTTATTTTGGTCCTAGTTTTGCAAGAGTTGGTACTTCAATAGCAGATGTTCATAGTAGATTTGGGTTAGGGATTAGTGAAACTACAGGAAGTTTTTTTTTACAAGTATTAGATAATGGTAGTGCCAAATCAGTAGATTTTTCTGGCAAACAAACCATTACCTTTATGGTTAATAATAGTGGTAGTACACAAACATATTTAGCACCAGATAATTCTACAGAAAGTATTGCAGATGATACTTGGGAAATTTGGGTAGGTACAACAAAAGTATTTAATGATATTGCTTCTAGAAATAAAGATTTAAGTTTAGGTAGTTTTAAATTACAATACAATTCTTTTTTACCAAAAGGAATTTTAGATTTTGATAATTTTGAATTTATAGATTTATTAAATCAAGAAATTGTTAAAACACAATCATTAGAACATCCGCACATTTTAGTAAGTAATGCTGATAAACAAAAAATATTAGACAATATTGCTTATTATGATTGGGCTAGTAGTATGTTTAATCAACTAATGGAAAGACAATCTTTGTACGAAGAAATTCATGTTTCCGACCCTAAGTTTATATTAAAATCGATACCAGGTATACCAGGTGATAGAAGTACACATAGAACTATTTTAAACAGAGCAGTAGAATGTGGTATTATTTATTATTTAACAGGTAATGAAGGTTATGCGCAATTATCTGCAGATATTTTACATCATTATGTAAAAATGATTAGTGTACAAGATCCTTTAAACTTTAAGTTTTATTCAAGTAGTTTTAATCATTTAATTCAAACTAGAGAGCATTTTCCACGTGTAGGAATTGCTTATGATTTTATTCATTCTTTTATTTCTAAAGAAACTACTACTGTTTTTGATTATGAAACAGAAACACGTATTCCTTTTAATTTTGATACATCTCAAAAAGCCTTTGAGGTAATGGCAGAAAATGTTTTAAAAGTTGGGGGTACAAACTCAAACCATCCTGTTTTAGAATTAACGGGTGCTTTATACAATGTAATGTGTATGGAAGATGATGCTACGAGAGAGCGTTATTTTCAAAGACTTTGGAATGGAGATTCTAATCAAAACGGAATTACATGGATGTTAAACCACTTTACCAAAGAAGAAAGTATGTGGCCAGAAGCTGTAGGGTATAGTAAATTTACACACGCTATTGTTTTGAAAGTTATGAATGTTTTAGACAGATATAAACCAGAACTAAAAATAATAGAGAATAATTTAAACCTATTAGACGGTATTTTTATTTTTGATAATTTTTATTATCCAAATGGGTCTACTATTGCCTACGGAGATATAGGTAGAACGTTTACAGGTGATAACCATGTTTATAGAAACGTACTTGCTATGGGAGATCGTTTAGGGTTGGCAGCATATAAAGAAAAAGCTGCAATTACTCTTAAAAAACGATACAATGATGAAGGTGGTTACAAACCTGTTATAGAAACTCAATCTTTAGAATGGAATAACCCACTGCAATTATTATGGGGTGTAAATATAGATGATGCAGTAGTTAGTACAGGTACACCTTTATATAATACAGTTACTGCAAAATATGCAGGTATGGTTATGCAACGTAATTTTGTAGAGGAAAATAATGTAGATAATGGTTTAATGTATTATACCGGTGGTGGTAGTTATGTGCATGCACATGCTACAGGTTTAGATATGGAACTTTATGGAGCAGGTTATATTATGGGACCAGATTATGGTAATGATGATTATGGTAGCGATATTCATGAAACTTATGCCGTTTCTCATGCAGCACACAATACAGTTATTGTAAATGGAGCTACTAAAAGAGGTGTTTCTAGTTCTGGTACTTGGTTAAATATTGTAGATCCTATTGTTTTAGAAGCAAGTGAGCCAGAGGCATATGCGAATCCAATTTCAGATAACTTTGGGTTTTCAACTCAATTTTTAGAAGATCGTAATAATAATTTAGATCAACAACGTACAAATAGTATTGTTAGAACAAGTGCTACAACTGGTTATTATGTAGATGTATTTAGATCTATTTCTAAAGATGTAAATAACTATCACGATTACCTTTTTCATGGTTTGGGAGATGTAATGCAAATGAAAACCGGAGAAATTGCACTTAATTTAACAGCTACACCAGAAAGATATAATAATGATTTAGGTGATAGTAGAAAACAACCGGGATGGAGATGGTATACAGATGCAAAAACATCTCAATTAACAGCCGATGCTATTTCAGCGAGATTCGATTTACAATTTGATAACAAATATTTACACGTAAATGTTCCTGGAGGAATCGAAAAGGAGTACTCATCCGCTTTAGCGCCTGCAACTAAATATGTTAGAAATGGATATTCTAATAAAAAGACGCAAATGTTTATGATGCGTAAATATGGTGAAGCATGGAATAAACCCTTTGTAACAATATATGAACCTTCTAGTAGTGCCATAAGTAGTGTTAAGTCTACGTCTAATATTATTAATAATAATAAAGTTGTTGGTGTAAAAGTTATATCTGAAGTTAATGGACAAAAAATAACAGATTTTATTCTAACGAATGATAGCGAAGAAGCAATTCAATTAAGCGATTTAAATATAGCCTTTACAGGTAGATTTGGAATTGTACGTACCATAGAAAAAGCGACAAATACAGATGTTTCATTATATATTGGTAAAGGAAGTCAGCTTACTTTTTTAGATGAAACAATTACTGGTGACGCATCTGGAAAAGCATTTTTAGAATACACATTAGATTATACATTATCAACCTTAGATTTTAACAATTTAGAGAAACGTGTTACTGTATTTCCTAATCCGTCGGAAGGATTATTTGAAATAAATTTACCTTTAAATGTTAAAAATATAAAATTACAAGTTTATAATATTCAAGGGCAATTAGTAGTTTCTAAAAAACAACCTGTAAACGGAGGTAATGCTAAATTAGATATTAGAAATCAAGCAAAAGGAATCTATTTTGTTAAAGTAAATTTAGAGACTCCTGTTTTTATTAAAGTAATTAAAAAGTAA